A region from the Brassica napus cultivar Da-Ae chromosome C8, Da-Ae, whole genome shotgun sequence genome encodes:
- the LOC106430825 gene encoding probable calcium-binding protein CML27 yields MASTNHETAKATPASVDIANPEELKKVFDQFDSNGDGKISVGELGGVFKAMGTSYTESELNRALEDVDTDRDGFINVDEFSALCRSSSTVSEIRDAFDLYDQDKNGLISASELRQVLNRLGMSCSVEECARMIGPVDADGDGNVNFEEFQKMMTSSSLTNSNNGSAAPAAAANGSST; encoded by the coding sequence ATGGCAAGTACTAATCATGAAACCGCTAAAGCCACGCCTGCCTCCGTGGACATAGCCAATCCGGAAGAGCTAAAGAAAGTTTTCGACCAGTTTGATTCCAACGGCGACGGTAAGATCTCTGTGGGTGAGCTCGGAGGCGTTTTCAAGGCCATGGGGACTTCATACACGGAGAGTGAACTCAACCGCGCGCTGGAAGATGTCGACACCGATCGCGACGGCTTCATCAACGTGGACGAGTTCTCTGCTCTCTGCCGCTCGTCTTCCACCGTGTCCGAGATCCGCGACGCATTCGACCTCTACGACCAGGACAAAAACGGACTCATCTCCGCCTCTGAGCTCCGCCAGGTCCTTAACCGCCTCGGGATGTCGTGCTCCGTGGAAGAGTGCGCTCGGATGATCGGACCTGTGGATGCAGACGGCGATGGGAATGTTAATTTCGAAGAGTTTCAGAAGATGATGACGTCATCCTCACTCACCAACAGCAACAACGGATCCGCTGCTCCTGCAGCTGCAGCAAACGGAAGTTCAACCTAG
- the LOC106430835 gene encoding ras-related protein RABA6b isoform X2, whose translation MAEESYDEECDYLFKAVLIGDSAVGKSNLLSRFTRDEFRLDSKPTIGVDFAYRNVCVGGKTIKAQIWDTAGQERFRAITSSYYRGALGALLIYDITRRQTFQNIKKWLSELRGFSSPDTVVVLVGNKSDLGQSREVEEDEGKSLAELEGLYFLETSALQNQNVEEAFLSMIERIHEVLIQKIALDNKSNVDDGDGPVVPAGREVVNIDEVTATRPLSTSFSNCCLK comes from the exons ATGGCGGAGGAATCGTACGATGAAGAGTGTGACTACCTCTTCAAGGCGGTGCTAATAGGAGACTCCGCCGTCGGAAAATCAAACCTCTTGTCGAGGTTCACGAGAGATGAGTTCCGGTTAGACTCTAAACCGACCATCGGAGTAGACTTTGCTTACCGGAATGTTTGCGTGGGTGGTAAGACCATCAAAGCTCAGATATGGGACACCGCCGGCCAAGAAAG ATTTAGAGCAATAACGAGTTCGTACTACCGTGGAGCTTTAGGAGCTTTATTGATCTACGACATCACAAGACGACAAACGTTCCAAAACATAAAGAAGTGGTTGTCGGAGCTCAGAGGCTTCTCAAGCCCCGATACCGTCGTTGTTCTCGTCGGTAACAAATCCGATCTCGGGCAGTCTAGAgaagttgaagaagatgagggtAAGAGTTTAGCTGAGCTAGAGGGTCTATATTTCCTAGAAACATCGGCTTTACAGAACCAAAACGTCGAAGAAGCGTTTCTAAGCATGATTGAACGGATACATGAGGTTTTGATTCAGAAGATCGCTTTAGATAACAAATCAAACGTTGACGACGGTGATGGTCCGGTCGTTCCCGCCGGTAGAGAGGTAGTAAATATTGACGAAGTCACCGCCACTCGACCGTTGAGTACTTCTTTCTCCAATTGTTGTCTCAAGTAA
- the LOC106430835 gene encoding ras-related protein RABA6b isoform X1, translating into MAEESYDEECDYLFKAVLIGDSAVGKSNLLSRFTRDEFRLDSKPTIGVDFAYRNVCVGGKTIKAQIWDTAGQERFRAITSSYYRGALGALLIYDITRRQTFQNIKKWLSELRGFSSPDTVVVLVGNKSDLGQSREVEEDEGKSLAELEGLYFLETSALQNQNVEEAFLSMIERIHEVLIQKIALDNKSNVDDGDGPVVPAGREVVNIDEVTATRPLSTSFSNCCLNKTDSC; encoded by the exons ATGGCGGAGGAATCGTACGATGAAGAGTGTGACTACCTCTTCAAGGCGGTGCTAATAGGAGACTCCGCCGTCGGAAAATCAAACCTCTTGTCGAGGTTCACGAGAGATGAGTTCCGGTTAGACTCTAAACCGACCATCGGAGTAGACTTTGCTTACCGGAATGTTTGCGTGGGTGGTAAGACCATCAAAGCTCAGATATGGGACACCGCCGGCCAAGAAAG ATTTAGAGCAATAACGAGTTCGTACTACCGTGGAGCTTTAGGAGCTTTATTGATCTACGACATCACAAGACGACAAACGTTCCAAAACATAAAGAAGTGGTTGTCGGAGCTCAGAGGCTTCTCAAGCCCCGATACCGTCGTTGTTCTCGTCGGTAACAAATCCGATCTCGGGCAGTCTAGAgaagttgaagaagatgagggtAAGAGTTTAGCTGAGCTAGAGGGTCTATATTTCCTAGAAACATCGGCTTTACAGAACCAAAACGTCGAAGAAGCGTTTCTAAGCATGATTGAACGGATACATGAGGTTTTGATTCAGAAGATCGCTTTAGATAACAAATCAAACGTTGACGACGGTGATGGTCCGGTCGTTCCCGCCGGTAGAGAGGTAGTAAATATTGACGAAGTCACCGCCACTCGACCGTTGAGTACTTCTTTCTCCAATTGTTGTCTCAA caaaacagactcatgttga